The genomic region TAAAATCGTCACTTGCGGTCAGCAGTCTCACCCCATGAGATAATGCGACAAAATTACCTATCTTAATTTCTTTAACGCCTATCACCGACGTGAATGCAGCAAAATGAACATAATTACCTATTTGCATCGGAACTTTGGCATATATAAATACAAAATCATCAATAATTACAGGATCACCAAAGCCAATATGATCCCTCCCTATAATACGTGCAAGTGGATAAATCGTAGGCATAACACTACCCTCCCGATATTATTTCTATTTATTATACTAACGATTGATGACAGTCCTTAAAACACCCACACCGAAAATGACGAACAGTGTACCCTGCATAGCGATCATGATTCCAATGTGTCGAAAACGGGATTTCACGTTTGAATTTTGTATAAGGATGATTTGTATCTCGATACAAATCCCATGTCAAATGTATAAATCGGGATTTTTTAGTACGCCCCCAACGAAGGCCCACTTGCTCGTTGCAATAACTTGCAATAACGCCATCTCGAAATCGTAAATTGTGCTTTTTCAAATATTCAATCAACGACTGAAGTTGACTGCTACGAAACATTAAAAAATATGCACCCGTAAAAGCCTCCATATAATCACCATGATCAGCCTTGCTTAAAGGCATCCAATCATTTGCATCTGGAAAGGTATTCAAGGGCAGATTTCCCATATCCAAATCACCGCCGATACAAAATACTTCTGGATTTTTCCTTAAAATTTGACGCTCTTCATTCACCCAATCGTCATCCATTGGCAAGAGATCGCCATCTGTAACCAGCACATACTCGTATTTTGAATAATTTAATTCTTTTCGCAAAATAACTTCAAATGCATTATTGCTAATGTTTTCATCAAACAAAAAACATTTGCTTACCAAGCCCATCCGCATGTAATAGTCAAGTCGTTCACGAATCCTTATACTCTCGTCGCTTGGATTCTCAATGATAAACAGTTCAATTTGATCGCGAAAATTCATCATTGCTTCAATACTACGGCATATTATTTCATAATTTTGATACACAAGCATAAAGCAAGGGATGCGCTTTTTCGTCAGATTCCAGAATTTTTTAAACATCTACTTGAGCCTTTGCAAATTGATTTTGTTCTCCAGTTTGACGTATCCATGAATCTGCGTATCTCCATGCACCCGAAATTGACCTGCAACTGATACAAAGTCACAAATTGCAAGATCAGAACAGTTAACAACATCACTGACCGTGGTTACCGGTGACGAAACAACTACAGCCACGTTATAATGTCCATTTGTTAAAGGCAGGCTAAAACTCCATTGAATTTCATAAATGTCATCTGGAACCAAATTACGTAACTCCTTTTTTTCCAACAGGTTATCCGCGTATACAACATCGATCCCATTTCGGTCTCGTATATGATAACCGAATGCGAGATAATTTATTTCTGTATTTGCTTTTATTATCATGCGTAAAATCATTACATCGCCATGTGAAAATGCTTCACTTGGCCGCCATTCATTGTCTAAAACTTCAACATTCAAAAACTCAGCTTTGCGGTTACCCAATCTTTGTATAGCAGCCAGTTTTTTAAATTTCTCATCATTCCCGACACTAACTTTATTTGCCCCTACAGTATCAATATTTTTTTCATACACTGACTTTATGGGCAAATTTTGCACAGAAGAATGACCCTCGT from Bacteroidota bacterium harbors:
- a CDS encoding glycosyltransferase family 2 protein, which codes for MFKKFWNLTKKRIPCFMLVYQNYEIICRSIEAMMNFRDQIELFIIENPSDESIRIRERLDYYMRMGLVSKCFLFDENISNNAFEVILRKELNYSKYEYVLVTDGDLLPMDDDWVNEERQILRKNPEVFCIGGDLDMGNLPLNTFPDANDWMPLSKADHGDYMEAFTGAYFLMFRSSQLQSLIEYLKKHNLRFRDGVIASYCNEQVGLRWGRTKKSRFIHLTWDLYRDTNHPYTKFKREIPFSTHWNHDRYAGYTVRHFRCGCFKDCHQSLV